A single Campylobacter hyointestinalis subsp. hyointestinalis DNA region contains:
- a CDS encoding MFS transporter: protein MKYLALLRYNRNLRILTSIQMICYFGMWFSHTGIFTLLIDLKAPVWALTLAAAMAFIPNVFLAPINGIIIDKFNPKPMMIFLMFIETVSVLMLVFIDDLSLLWLLFVLIFVRMGVGVTYFQTEMSLLPNLLSKKNLKLANEIHSIIWAASYTAGMGIAGVFIHCFGVKEAFLFDFALYIFGIFLLTKLNIPNIVKTKTQKAFLMMKEGLKYIKNNPLIVHLILLHSFVGITAYDNLIALMASYQYKEILSASLIIGFMNMTRALSLVVGPIMLSKFINTKTLFWLFIGEFLGIGLWAILQFNYYLGLIGLIAAGFCTSSLWSFTFTMLQNSCDKKFYGRVIAYKDMVYFIISAFVSLAIGAVYELGISLMAITFSMGSAFLIGAFYYKFVYEKYKL, encoded by the coding sequence ATAAAATATCTAGCACTTCTAAGATACAATAGAAATCTTAGAATTTTGACTTCTATACAGATGATATGCTATTTTGGTATGTGGTTTTCACATACTGGAATTTTTACTCTTCTTATAGATCTAAAAGCTCCTGTTTGGGCTCTTACTTTGGCAGCTGCTATGGCTTTTATACCAAATGTATTTTTAGCTCCGATAAACGGGATCATTATAGATAAATTTAACCCAAAACCTATGATGATATTTTTGATGTTTATAGAAACTGTGAGCGTTTTAATGCTTGTTTTTATAGATGATCTTAGTCTTTTATGGCTTTTATTTGTTTTGATATTTGTACGAATGGGAGTAGGGGTTACGTATTTTCAAACCGAAATGAGCTTGCTTCCAAATTTGCTGAGCAAGAAAAATCTCAAACTAGCAAACGAAATTCACTCTATCATCTGGGCGGCTTCATATACTGCTGGAATGGGCATAGCCGGAGTTTTTATACACTGTTTTGGTGTCAAAGAGGCGTTTTTGTTTGATTTTGCACTTTATATATTTGGTATTTTTCTTCTAACTAAGCTAAATATTCCAAATATCGTAAAAACCAAAACTCAAAAGGCTTTTTTGATGATGAAAGAGGGTTTAAAATACATAAAAAACAACCCACTTATAGTGCATCTTATCTTACTTCACTCTTTTGTAGGGATCACCGCTTATGACAATTTGATCGCTCTTATGGCGAGTTATCAGTATAAGGAGATCTTAAGTGCGTCGCTTATCATAGGGTTTATGAATATGACTAGAGCCTTGTCTCTTGTAGTAGGTCCTATAATGCTTAGTAAATTTATAAATACAAAAACTCTGTTTTGGCTGTTTATCGGCGAGTTTTTAGGTATAGGACTTTGGGCTATTTTACAGTTTAATTACTATCTTGGACTTATCGGGCTTATAGCAGCTGGATTTTGTACTTCTAGTCTTTGGTCATTTACATTTACTATGCTTCAAAACAGCTGTGACAAGAAATTTTATGGTAGAGTTATAGCGTATAAAGATATGGTATATTTTATTATCTCGGCTTTTGTTTCGCTCGCTATCGGTGCTGTGTATGAGCTAGGTATAAGCCTTATGGCTATAACTTTTAGTATGGGATCTGCGTTTTTGATAGGCGCGTTTTATTATAAATTCGTATATGAGAAGTATAAACTATAA